Genomic window (Daucus carota subsp. sativus chromosome 5, DH1 v3.0, whole genome shotgun sequence):
TCGTAACGCACAAGAAATCTACAACGACAACCTCTTACATCATGCCTCCGTCTTTGTGCATCAAGGACATGAGCATCATAGTAAAGAGCCTGATCTTTGCCTTCCTGTTTTTCTAAATCTTGAGAGAGGACTTCATCTACCCATACATAACAAAACAGATAGACGAAGTATAGTCTTCGTGATTTTAATGAAAACCAACCTGAAAACAGAGTATAAGATCTCCTTGAAGAACTGCAACGCATTCTGAGGATTCACATGGGAGAGACCTTTTCCTAACAAGCCTACCAATGTCCACCCATTCATCCTCCTCTGCTCCAAATCCAGCAAACCGCACCAGAACTTCCTGAAATATCTTTCAGATACAGTAAGTCGAGGGGTAAGATAGTCAAGGAAAGTAGTCATTTTTATAGCCCAAGTGGGTAGTTCAATTCGGATGAACTATTAGAATCTGATCCTCTCTAATTGGTAAAAACAGTAAAAAGAAAGAGCAATGCATCAAACATGTCTGTGACCATCATCGCAATGACAATTTTATCAGCTAACTTAAAAAATTCACCAAGGAACTGGAGTTATTTTAACCAATATTCCCCAAAATGCAGACCCCTTTATTCAATCTATTAAACTGCATAAAATATTGCTTATTACTTCGAGACTTTTTCAGGGTACATCATAGTTCTAATAAAGATTGAATGATGACCACAACCGTATTGAAATGAAAAGCAATGTCCACAAGTTTAATGTAATTTGAGATCAACATGCACAAGAAGATATGTACATAATAGTCATAATAAACTCATCAAGGAGATAACTGTTTTTTgaagtggcataagaaattGACtactaaaagaaaagaaaacataaaTTAATCAGCTTTCAGGTGTTTACCGGGTCCTGAGCGTTAACACTTCTATGAGATAGGAACATTGCAACATCATACCTGAGAAGCACCACATTAGTCTAGTAAATCCAGAggagtaaataaataaataactattaattaatcattaatcaGAAGATAATTCAATTAGCTAGCACACTCtggaaaactaaaataaaaatattctgaaATACTAACCATGCACCATCCCTTGCAGATTTAGCTTCAAACTCCATTGAGTTACTGTCTGCTCCATTCCTACCTGTACCTTGAACTAGTAAGTACAAAATGAAAGTAACAAACTAGAGCCTGTAATATAAAGTACAAAGTTCCATCTAGATGATAAAAAGCCAGCTTTGACAGGTTCATTACGACTCCTGAGGTTCACAACAGATCACGTTAAACATAAGGAACTGACTGACAAGTGATAATACTAGTGTTTGGGACTATAGCTTATGTATGGTACCAATTTTGCTGCTAAAAGTAAAACTAATGTCACTTTAGTCGTGCAACTTATTATATAGATATGAAGAGAAAAATCATATTATGAAGATTCGGATATACATCAGATAGTGCAAACACACTTGTCATACTGGTACTGCAAAAGAATAAACCACAATAAAAGCATGACAAACAACAAGTCTAGTAACCCTATCTCAAACTTTCCGCAAAATTTCCCTTTGGCgtctttaaaataaataaataaattaaaacacttgaCAGATTATCTATATCCCAAATAGCAAGGATTTGTGATAGAAAGCTGCAAAGGTGTAAGCTCGTCAAAGAATACAGAAATATGTGAATTGAATTGGAACTAACAACATAAGACACTTTAAACTTACTTTCAGGAGAAGTTTGAGGGCCTTCAGTCACATCTATTGCTGTATCTGTGAATGCTAAAACtttaaaagtaaatataataTGGACGCCTAATGCAACCAAAACAGAATTGCTAAGCCCGAATAATGTCACCTTGAGGGGATGGTTTTGACTGAGGAGCTTGGGGCATATTTGTCACAGTACTTGAGTCATCTTGAGTTAATGGCCTCGAAGCTTTTGCTCTAACTGCATACCGCCTATTTTGGAACCAATGCCACACCTATGCAGACATATTCACAGCATTTTAGGCACAGATTCTTCATTGCAAGATAAAAACCCTATTTATATATACGTATAAAGTGTCTTTACTTGTTTCATTTGAACCACAAACTTTCCGGACCTTTCGGCTGTAAGGCTACAAACAGGACAACCAAAATAGAAAGTGAGATGGTCTACCAagaaatcaacaaaataatactcacttaataataataataataataatgtgatTAAAATCAAGTATCAACTAGTCACCTAAATTTCTCAGCAAGGGCATCAAGAATTTCTCGTGAAGGCATAGCATAATCATGTGCTTCCAGGAGTGCCTCCATCTCCGCAACCTTTAATGCTCAAATAAAACAACCGATTAAGCTTGTCCGTACATCTCAGTTTAAATTATAGTTGTTGCATAAgcataaaaaaaaaggaattaaataaggttcaataaaaatatatcagacACCTTGACGAGTCAACCAGTTGCATCGACTCAACAATTAAAACTAATCcactcatatttttttaaaattattggtAAGTCCAAAAATATCAGCTATCTATGCTCTATAGCACTGTTGAGCTTTTGCTGCAAAGTCGAGAGTTCGAGTCTAGTCAAACCAACTGTGTGCGTGAGTATTCAAATTTCTCGTAATTAGACCTAATCCTCTCACTTTCCACTCCCCAGAAGTAGAAAAAACTCACCTATTGCATAGCATTGTTGATGAGTCCAGtaagtatttaaatttcttgtaattcaaattatattttaaacaagaaaacCATCTATGTCAATAATCATACTTGTTCACTTCTTAtgtatactagcctttaacccgtgcgaagcacgggcgattatataattcataatttattatttataattttaattttaattttttttagtattttattattaatgaattggaAAATCTATTTATAAGTACTCAGTAGTTAAatcttttttcaactaattataaattatatttaagaggaTAATGATAAAGTTTTTGTCTTGTAATACATggggagtgtttttagtatttaaaattgtttaataaaAGAAGAGTAATAGACCTCCGTATGTTGTAGAATTCTAGTTGTATAAAAAGAGTACTAAACCAAAAAgaacatgaccaaaccaaaaatttgtacgactacaaattatacccatgttggcttattatagtatagtatagatagacaGAGAGcacaaaattataaacaaaaatttgaattacCGTTAATTAACGAAATAAGTTATAGTAAGCGGCGGCGCTGTAACGACTGTAAGAAGTTAAAAAGATGTAAGAGAAAAAACAAGAAGCGAACCTCGAGAGAGTTGAAGCGAAAGGAGGGGAGTCCGTTACTAGGTGGTCGGCCCATCGGCGCCGCCGCTCGAGCAGAGATATGTTCGGGTCTTCGGGTCGGAACTCACAGTTGCTTTGCGAAGTAATGTAATTTTTCCTATTTTTCTAGGACATATATTATGattaaatatctttttatatttcatgTTTGTTTTTATGTTGAATCACAACTAATTGGTTTATCTAAAATCAGATATATCTTGATAAATTAAAGATTTTTAACTTGATTCTGGTTTTTAGTAGACTCCACTCCAGTTAGTAAAGTGTCCAtgttatatatttcattattttaaaattatatttatattaaaatcataaacttctttgatgtatattttaaatgataaataaacatacttagattaaaatatttttattgagtttattaaataatatttttgttcaacATGTTCAATTAGTTTCTAATAATTAACTACATCaaaatcttataaataaataaatgtctcatatcaaatttaaatttgttataCTGTGATTTAAAAAGGCCATAAATAGGCCCAGATATTGGCTAATTAaccaaaactttaaaaaaaattggggTTTTAAATTTGTTAGAGCAAGTTCAATAGATCTTgctcctaaactcacatttaggtaatgtacTTAAAAAAATGCCTCCAACACTGGTTACTTAAATTACTAGCACAACCTTAAATCTCCTATCCTAGCCATTacttatttataagtaacccctagccattacctatttaatatttataaataaaataatcatctctctccttctttcaATGTCTTTTCCCTACCTttcctcttctctctctcaaatttattattaaaataatcttaggagaacaaatatagagattgctattggagttgacactaaaaataaattacttaaatcACTAAAACTCACTcgaattcattatttttttattttatattattaataagtaatgGGATAGGTAACtaattggacttgctcttatggtTATACGAGTTGTAAGGTCTATAAAACAAACTTCAGAATCCTCTATAGCAGAAACAAGCAGAAGACTGAAAGTTAGTACAAAAAGAACAATAGAAATCCTATAGCAGAAGAGCTCGAGTCACTGTATCCAAGTCCTTTctcattgtttttttaatactgaATTTTTGAATTGTTGTTACACGTAATTTCCCATGTCCGCTGGGAGGGGtggatacataatttttgaattgTTGTTACATGTAATTTCCCATGTCCGCTGGGAAGGGTGGATACATAAAGGACCTAAAACTTGCAATAGTATGAGTTCTGACTTGCATTCTTGACGTTATGCTAAAATGCCATTATTGTTCACACTTGATAATCTCCCTGCGCAACTGATCCTTTTCtatgttttctctttttcatCTTCTGAGTAAACCGTATACGATCCTTGATACTCCTCTCccattgttttttatttttctgatacAGGAGCATTGCAGCGCGAGCATCTTCAATCTGAAATAGACagaatcaaataaaaatcagaTGCCTTGGTAATGAAGATTAAAGCAAAAGACAACATAAATTGTAACATCCTAAAAATGCAGGAACTAACTGGGCAGTGCTCTCCATTCTGGATCACGACATTAAGAAACTCTGATGCTAGATGCCTAAGTGCTTTACTGCGTCCTTCCCTGATATTATATACATGTTAACAGCAAGTCAAGTCAATTGCTAGAACACTTAACATTCAAGCACTGATTTTTAGTTAATTTAGCAAGTAAAACTCATACTTCAGAAAGGGTTGATACTCTGCTGTATCGCGTATATCCATCTTTGGATGGCTTAACAACAGTGCCTGTATGAAAATATACAAGTCAATTACTCACCCACGTAGTTATATTATCTTGGAAGAtgacaataataataaagaaaaaactCTACAAAACTAGGGATCCAACCTTAAGATCATTACGCAAGGCATGACCAACCAGAATccttcctttcaacaactccGCCACCTTATTCTGGACCACACGGAAATCTTTTGCTGTGAATACATTACGATAAGTGAGCATGCATCAACAGTAGTTGCATAATTATTGTGGATATAACCAAATATCCTTCTTTGGTTTGTTATGAGTGACCCGACTTATACAATATCTGAAGATTCTACGTAAATAAGTAATTCACTCTTCCATCACAAGAAACAAAAAACTTAAGTTACGTTTTAACTTGTCCCAAGATATCCTGCTTAGGATTAAAATTTCACATTGGTTTCCTCACACACTATTatttaataagaaaagagtATGACTAACATAAACCCTATCATTATTCCATACCACTTAATAGAGTTAGATCCCTAGACTATAATTTCAAAAGCTTATTAATGATATATAAAGGAAGGCAGTAAGAAACTCGGACCACCAGCTAAAGACATATTGGACAAGTAAAAACATGCTAGCTGCAACATAGAGTGTCCTTCAAGAATTCTCTTTACAAATTTCATTTTGGTAAAACGAAACCCTTGCTCCTACTTTATTATGGTAGATAGACAGGAATTATAAAGCTGTATAAATAATTTCAAACACAAATTAAGGGGAAGACAGTaaaaacaatatttcaccaaaaacacaataaaaaacACTGAATTTCAAGTCCTCAATCAACCATAAATAGGACGTCTGAACCAACCTTTTTTTAAGTCACTGGGTCGAATTCCACTGATTTGGGTACGAAAATCAACAACATAATCCACCGGACGAACAAACTCGTCATATATAACATTTCCCCACTTGTTAACCTGTTATAAATTCCATTAGATGAGTAACTGGGGGGCTACTTAATTAAGGGTATCGGCAAGAGCTAAACCTTACACAAGCTTCTAATAATCATAAATTTGCAACAACAAAAAAAGTTGGATATTTGCAAGTTCTATGAAGAAGCATTCCAGTTAAAAACACAACCATTCTTTAACAATACACCCCTCAGAATTTCAGTTCTATTTTACAAGTAATAGACTAATATGCAAGGACAGATAAGGCATACCACATCAGTACCCACTCTTTGTCTTGAAACAAAAAGGGTTTCAACTATTATTAAACAAGCTAAAAGATGAAAGATAGATACTGCAAGGAGGGATTAAAGCTGTACCAGTGTGGCTCTTCCAAGTGCACTTTTATTCCCAAGAGGGCTGACACCGACCATTTCGCAATCCATGGCTATTGTGTCTGTGACACTGGCAATAATTTTACAAGTTAGGAATGAAGAACATAACTATCACCAAAATTACTAAGTATAACATACAAATTACGAACCTAGAGACAATTAGGACAAGTATGTTAATAGTGCAATCCTATCTAATCCCTGAAATTCTGAGATTGAAGGCCCGCCCTCATTTTCTTAAATTCATTTGGCACTGATTTGTTATGTCCAATTCCGATTTGTAACtttgtaaaaactaaaaacatagAAATCAATTATGTAAAAGTATGTGCACAATGCAGTCCTCTTTCTTATGTAAAAATTATGAGCTTCAGAAGTCGTGCTGTTCTTTATACCACCCGGTAACAATTTCAAAACTCAAATTTTAGTTTCTAAATACGTACGTAGATACTTCAATTCTTATTAGGCATTGTCTCACACACACAGATCGATGTTAAGAAATGAGCTAAAACAAATGAGAATGAACCTGAAATCGGACGAAGCAGGGGTGAGGGGACTTCTATTATTAATAGCCTCTGGTTCATTGGACTCCTCAACCGGCCTCTCTCTCCGCTTTCCTACAATATTATTTCTCTCTCTCCAATTAAACATATACAATTCCACAACTACAACAGACTCACAGTAATCAAAAAACGAAAACAATTACCTAAAACAGAGTTACCATTGGGGGCAAATGATTTCTCACGAGGCTTCGCAGAAGCGCCTTTGGCAATAAGTTTCTGCACAGCAACACAATCTCAGTAAATTAACATTTTCAGAATCCAACAAACTAATAATCTCTGATAAATTAatagagagagaaggagagggaGAAaggtgagagagagggagagggagagaggtgagagagggagagaggtgagagggagagaggtgagagagagagagatgcacTCGTTGGAGAAGAGCCCAGTTAGGGTTTAGCTGCTGTTGCGGCGGCTGGTCTTGCTGAGCTTTAGTAAGATCGTCGTCGTGATCAATATTACTATTGCGGCTTTTTTTCTCAttgtttttatttcttttcatctaATTCTCTTTCTCGCCGCCGCTGCTGCGACTCAATTCTGT
Coding sequences:
- the LOC108220425 gene encoding uncharacterized protein LOC108220425, coding for MKRNKNNEKKSRNSNIDHDDDLTKAQQDQPPQQQLNPNWALLQRKLIAKGASAKPREKSFAPNGNSVLGKRRERPVEESNEPEAINNRSPLTPASSDFSVTDTIAMDCEMVGVSPLGNKSALGRATLVNKWGNVIYDEFVRPVDYVVDFRTQISGIRPSDLKKAKDFRVVQNKVAELLKGRILVGHALRNDLKALLLSHPKMDIRDTAEYQPFLKEGRSKALRHLASEFLNVVIQNGEHCPIEDARAAMLLYQKNKKQWERSIKDRIRFTQKMKKRKHRKGSVAQGDYQV